The following proteins come from a genomic window of Synechococcus sp. BIOS-E4-1:
- a CDS encoding DUF4178 domain-containing protein has protein sequence MLFILILVLIAALAVWLRFRSKRMAIGRYAELKGKVATERTLFTLQIGDVVQYQARDWIVETVYRYQQGQFEWTEYLLRDNSDVAWLVVVEDDWLEVSWLSPVPEDQLHIELPPPRYITYAGTDYSLKEKGEARYSTEGRAKNQLGNCLFYDYEAKDGLQLSLEAYDSKNEGGLDINVGEKIDSRDLSLLPGDGRSVYSKISR, from the coding sequence ATGCTCTTTATTCTGATTCTCGTCCTGATAGCGGCTCTAGCTGTATGGCTGCGCTTCCGCTCCAAACGCATGGCCATAGGGCGATATGCAGAGCTAAAAGGGAAGGTTGCGACAGAGCGAACACTATTCACCCTTCAGATCGGCGATGTTGTGCAATATCAAGCACGGGATTGGATTGTTGAAACTGTTTATCGTTATCAACAGGGTCAATTCGAGTGGACTGAATACCTATTACGAGACAATTCTGACGTAGCATGGCTTGTGGTAGTTGAAGATGATTGGCTGGAAGTGAGCTGGCTAAGCCCCGTACCTGAGGACCAGCTACACATCGAACTACCGCCACCAAGATACATCACTTACGCAGGCACCGACTATTCATTGAAGGAGAAAGGAGAAGCAAGATACTCAACAGAAGGCAGAGCCAAAAATCAGTTAGGGAATTGCTTGTTTTATGATTACGAAGCAAAAGATGGCTTACAGCTCAGCCTTGAGGCGTACGATTCCAAAAATGAAGGAGGCCTTGATATCAACGTTGGCGAAAAGATCGATTCTCGCGACCTATCTCTACTCCCAGGAGATGGCAGAAGTGTTTATTCAAAGATATCTCGTTAA
- a CDS encoding polyamine aminopropyltransferase, with product MTNSIAPSQVRVLMMTAMLSSAAGLILELLLVTQASYLAGNATVATGVVVGTFLAAMGLGAWLTEFLAVSTTPQPALLRCLLIVELSLCPLCFLGPLGLFQLFAMDGPLWLAVVMLTVLVGVLGGMELPLITRLLETQQQLRQVLARVLALDYFGSLLGALAFPLLLLPTLGLLPTAAALSLVPIGCACWLSWSFDDLRRWRRGTLFAIPLIATGGFFSIPMGDRIEDNLYSDPVISRVQSRYQRIVLTRRRGDIRLYLDGNLQFSSRDEYRYHEALVHPAMAAHPKPKNVLLLGAGDGLALREVLRWPSVEHVELIELDEAILTMAQEHPALQRLNQNSFADPRVHIQVGDAFGLIAKMPGPFDVVIADFPDPDTAAVARLYSVGFYNRLIKQLDSDGVFVTQASTPFFTPLVLASIEKSLQHLPLQTHPYSVTVPSFGPWGFVLAHRESQQLAFQTVPFEAKWFDHAQLTRMLEFPRDYRPSDRDSVRANRLTRPILIDYQRRDRWSAPIR from the coding sequence GTGACGAATTCCATCGCACCCAGCCAAGTGCGCGTGCTGATGATGACAGCGATGCTTTCGTCAGCAGCCGGACTGATTCTTGAGCTCTTGCTGGTGACGCAAGCCAGCTACCTCGCAGGGAATGCCACCGTGGCGACAGGCGTGGTGGTCGGCACCTTCCTCGCCGCCATGGGCCTTGGAGCCTGGTTGACTGAATTTTTAGCCGTGTCGACAACTCCACAACCAGCCTTATTGCGCTGCTTGTTAATCGTCGAACTCAGTCTATGTCCCTTGTGCTTCCTCGGACCTCTGGGCTTATTTCAACTGTTCGCCATGGATGGTCCTCTTTGGTTAGCCGTTGTCATGCTCACCGTCTTGGTCGGTGTCTTGGGGGGCATGGAACTTCCATTAATCACCCGGCTACTGGAGACACAACAACAGCTCAGGCAGGTCTTAGCGCGTGTTCTAGCCCTCGATTACTTCGGGTCATTACTTGGAGCATTGGCATTTCCATTGCTGCTTTTACCAACACTTGGGTTACTGCCAACTGCAGCCGCTCTTTCCTTGGTTCCCATCGGCTGCGCATGCTGGCTCAGCTGGTCATTCGATGATTTACGTCGATGGCGACGTGGAACACTCTTCGCCATTCCCTTAATTGCAACAGGAGGATTTTTCTCTATCCCAATGGGAGATCGGATCGAAGACAACCTCTACTCAGATCCAGTCATCAGCAGAGTTCAGAGTCGATATCAACGCATAGTTTTAACGCGAAGACGTGGTGATATACGTCTTTACTTAGATGGGAATCTTCAATTTTCTAGCCGCGATGAATACCGCTACCACGAGGCCTTGGTCCATCCTGCAATGGCAGCTCACCCCAAGCCAAAAAATGTCCTGCTTCTCGGAGCGGGCGATGGGTTGGCCCTAAGGGAAGTGTTGCGCTGGCCAAGCGTCGAACATGTTGAACTGATCGAACTGGATGAAGCCATTCTGACCATGGCTCAAGAGCACCCAGCGCTTCAACGCCTTAACCAAAACAGCTTCGCAGATCCAAGAGTGCACATTCAAGTTGGTGATGCATTCGGGTTAATAGCGAAAATGCCAGGTCCGTTCGACGTGGTGATTGCTGACTTTCCTGATCCAGACACCGCTGCAGTGGCAAGACTTTACAGCGTTGGCTTCTATAACCGTTTAATCAAACAACTTGATTCCGATGGTGTCTTCGTGACACAAGCCAGTACACCCTTTTTTACGCCATTGGTGCTGGCCTCCATCGAAAAAAGTCTTCAACATCTGCCGTTGCAGACCCATCCCTACAGTGTGACGGTACCAAGTTTTGGGCCATGGGGCTTCGTGCTCGCGCATCGCGAAAGCCAACAACTTGCTTTTCAAACGGTTCCCTTTGAAGCGAAATGGTTTGATCACGCTCAACTCACTCGGATGTTGGAATTTCCAAGGGACTACAGACCCTCCGACCGAGATTCAGTACGAGCCAATCGACTTACCAGGCCCATTCTGATTGACTATCAACGCAGAGATCGCTGGTCAGCCCCCATCCGCTAA
- a CDS encoding DUF350 domain-containing protein codes for MLTIGWSFISVLLILGGTWLFDRLTPIDYRAEIRKGNVAAGLVVASVVVSITAVVVAVVLT; via the coding sequence ATGCTCACCATTGGGTGGAGTTTCATCAGTGTTCTTTTGATCCTTGGAGGTACCTGGCTGTTTGATCGACTCACTCCAATTGATTATCGAGCTGAAATTCGCAAAGGGAATGTGGCGGCCGGTTTGGTAGTCGCATCTGTGGTCGTTTCAATTACTGCTGTTGTGGTTGCTGTTGTTCTTACT